A DNA window from Nycticebus coucang isolate mNycCou1 chromosome 1, mNycCou1.pri, whole genome shotgun sequence contains the following coding sequences:
- the DNAJC21 gene encoding dnaJ homolog subfamily C member 21 isoform X3, with product MKCHYEALGVRRDASDEELKKAYRKLALKWHPDKNLDNAAEAAEQFKLIQAAYDVLSDPQERACFCFRYDNHREALLKGGLDGEYQDDSLDLLHYFTVTCYSGYGDDEKGFYTVYRNVFEMIAKEELESVLEEDVEDFPTFGDSQSDYDTVVHPFYAYWQSFCTQRNFSWKEEYDTRQASNRWEKRAMEKENKKIRDKARKEKNELVRQLVAFIRKRDKRVQAHRKLVEEQNAEKARKAEEMRRQQKLKQAKLAEQYREQSWMTVADLEKELREMEAQYEKEFGDGPDENETEEHELKDRQDGKDSDETEDAELYDDLYCPACDRSFKTEKAMKNHEKSKKHREMVALLKQQLEEEEENFSGPQFDENPLNDNSEEEMEDAPKQKLSKKQKKKKQKPAQDYDDNFNENGTGERVKIDPEDPNLNQDNAKELETSSQENAGVTETIEPRDDAKSEAKRLISLSAVQPAIVNFHLGINFLNI from the exons ATGAAGTGTCACTACGAGGCGCTGGGGGTGCGGCGCGACGCCAGCGACGAGGAGCTCAAGAAGGCCTATCGGAAGCTGGCCCTGAAATGGCACCCAG ATAAAAATCTAGATAACGCCGCAGAAGCAGCTGAACAATTTAAATTAATCCAAGCAGCATATGACGTGTTGAGTGACCCTCAGGAAAGAGCATG TTTTTGTTTCAGGTATGATAATCATAGAGAGGCTCTACTTAAAGGTGGGCTTGATGGAGAATATCAAGATGACAGCTTAGATTTGCTTCACTATTTCACTGTAACCTGTTATTCTGGCTATGGAGATGATGAAAAG GGCTTCTATACAGTGTATCGCAATGTTTTTGAAATGATTGCAAAGGAAGAACTAGAATCTGTATTAGAGGAGGATGTTGAGGATTTCCCAACTTTTGGAGACTCCCAGAGTGACTATGATACg GTAGTCCATCCTTTCTATGCGTATTGGCAGAGTTTCTGCACTCAGAGGAATTTTTCTTGGAAGGAAGAGTATGATACACGGCAAGCGTCAAACCGCTGGGAAAAACGAgccatggaaaaagaaaacaaaaagatccGGGACAAGGCCAGGAAAGAGAAGAACGAGCTGGTCCGTCAGCTGGTGGCTTTCATTCGTAAAAGGGATAAAAGAGTGCAGGCACATCGGAAACTTGTGGAAGAACAGAATGCGGAGAAGGCGAGGAAGGCCGAGGAGATGCGGCGGCAGCAGAAGCTGAAGCAGGCAAA ACTGGCCGAGCAGTACAGAGAACAGAGCTGGATGACTGTAGCCGACTTGGAGAAGGAGCTCCGAGAGATGGAGGCACAGTACGAAAAGGAGTTTGGCGATGGACCGGATGAAAATGAAACGGAGGAACACGAACTCAAAGATCGACAGGATG GGAAAGATAGTGATGAGACCGAGGATGCCGAGCTTTATGATGACCTATACTGCCCAGCGTGTGACAGATCTTTCAAGACGGAAAAGGC CATGAAGAATCATGAGAAGTCCAAGAAACATCGGGAAATGGTTGCCTTGTTAAAACAACagttggaggaggaggaagaaaatttttcaggacCTCAATTTGATGAAAATCCATTGAATGACAATTCTGAGGAAGAAATGGAAGATGCACCAAAACAAAA GCTttctaaaaaacagaagaaaaagaaacagaagccaGCACAg GATTATGATGACAATTTCAATGAAAATGGAACTGGAGAAAGAGTAAAGATTGACCCAGAAGATCCTAACTTAAATCAAGACAATGCCAAAGAATTGGAAACTAGTTCCCAAGAAAATGCTGGTGTAACAGAGACCATTGAACCACGTGATGATGCAAAAAGTGAGGCTAAAAG ACTGATATCCTTATCAGCTGTACAACCTGCCATAGTGAATTTCCATCTCGGAATAAACTTTTTGAACATCTGA
- the DNAJC21 gene encoding dnaJ homolog subfamily C member 21 isoform X1, which produces MKCHYEALGVRRDASDEELKKAYRKLALKWHPDKNLDNAAEAAEQFKLIQAAYDVLSDPQERACFCFRYDNHREALLKGGLDGEYQDDSLDLLHYFTVTCYSGYGDDEKGFYTVYRNVFEMIAKEELESVLEEDVEDFPTFGDSQSDYDTVVHPFYAYWQSFCTQRNFSWKEEYDTRQASNRWEKRAMEKENKKIRDKARKEKNELVRQLVAFIRKRDKRVQAHRKLVEEQNAEKARKAEEMRRQQKLKQAKLAEQYREQSWMTVADLEKELREMEAQYEKEFGDGPDENETEEHELKDRQDGKDSDETEDAELYDDLYCPACDRSFKTEKAMKNHEKSKKHREMVALLKQQLEEEEENFSGPQFDENPLNDNSEEEMEDAPKQKLSKKQKKKKQKPAQDYDDNFNENGTGERVKIDPEDPNLNQDNAKELETSSQENAGVTETIEPRDDAKSEAKSVPKPKGKKTKDMKKTVKVPAEPQTVTDILISCTTCHSEFPSRNKLFEHLKATGHARAPSSSSLNSVTSSRSKKEKRKNR; this is translated from the exons ATGAAGTGTCACTACGAGGCGCTGGGGGTGCGGCGCGACGCCAGCGACGAGGAGCTCAAGAAGGCCTATCGGAAGCTGGCCCTGAAATGGCACCCAG ATAAAAATCTAGATAACGCCGCAGAAGCAGCTGAACAATTTAAATTAATCCAAGCAGCATATGACGTGTTGAGTGACCCTCAGGAAAGAGCATG TTTTTGTTTCAGGTATGATAATCATAGAGAGGCTCTACTTAAAGGTGGGCTTGATGGAGAATATCAAGATGACAGCTTAGATTTGCTTCACTATTTCACTGTAACCTGTTATTCTGGCTATGGAGATGATGAAAAG GGCTTCTATACAGTGTATCGCAATGTTTTTGAAATGATTGCAAAGGAAGAACTAGAATCTGTATTAGAGGAGGATGTTGAGGATTTCCCAACTTTTGGAGACTCCCAGAGTGACTATGATACg GTAGTCCATCCTTTCTATGCGTATTGGCAGAGTTTCTGCACTCAGAGGAATTTTTCTTGGAAGGAAGAGTATGATACACGGCAAGCGTCAAACCGCTGGGAAAAACGAgccatggaaaaagaaaacaaaaagatccGGGACAAGGCCAGGAAAGAGAAGAACGAGCTGGTCCGTCAGCTGGTGGCTTTCATTCGTAAAAGGGATAAAAGAGTGCAGGCACATCGGAAACTTGTGGAAGAACAGAATGCGGAGAAGGCGAGGAAGGCCGAGGAGATGCGGCGGCAGCAGAAGCTGAAGCAGGCAAA ACTGGCCGAGCAGTACAGAGAACAGAGCTGGATGACTGTAGCCGACTTGGAGAAGGAGCTCCGAGAGATGGAGGCACAGTACGAAAAGGAGTTTGGCGATGGACCGGATGAAAATGAAACGGAGGAACACGAACTCAAAGATCGACAGGATG GGAAAGATAGTGATGAGACCGAGGATGCCGAGCTTTATGATGACCTATACTGCCCAGCGTGTGACAGATCTTTCAAGACGGAAAAGGC CATGAAGAATCATGAGAAGTCCAAGAAACATCGGGAAATGGTTGCCTTGTTAAAACAACagttggaggaggaggaagaaaatttttcaggacCTCAATTTGATGAAAATCCATTGAATGACAATTCTGAGGAAGAAATGGAAGATGCACCAAAACAAAA GCTttctaaaaaacagaagaaaaagaaacagaagccaGCACAg GATTATGATGACAATTTCAATGAAAATGGAACTGGAGAAAGAGTAAAGATTGACCCAGAAGATCCTAACTTAAATCAAGACAATGCCAAAGAATTGGAAACTAGTTCCCAAGAAAATGCTGGTGTAACAGAGACCATTGAACCACGTGATGATGCAAAAAGTGAGGCTAAAAG tgttcctaaacccaaaggaaagaaaaccaaagatatgaaaaaaactGTCAAGGTACCTGCGGAACCACAGACAGTG ACTGATATCCTTATCAGCTGTACAACCTGCCATAGTGAATTTCCATCTCGGAATAAACTTTTTGAACATCTGAAGGCCACGGGTCATGCAAGAGCACCTTCGTCATCATCTTTAAACAGTGTAACAAGTAGTcgaagcaagaaggaaaaacgTAAAAACAGATAG
- the DNAJC21 gene encoding dnaJ homolog subfamily C member 21 isoform X2 — protein MKCHYEALGVRRDASDEELKKAYRKLALKWHPDKNLDNAAEAAEQFKLIQAAYDVLSDPQERAWYDNHREALLKGGLDGEYQDDSLDLLHYFTVTCYSGYGDDEKGFYTVYRNVFEMIAKEELESVLEEDVEDFPTFGDSQSDYDTVVHPFYAYWQSFCTQRNFSWKEEYDTRQASNRWEKRAMEKENKKIRDKARKEKNELVRQLVAFIRKRDKRVQAHRKLVEEQNAEKARKAEEMRRQQKLKQAKLAEQYREQSWMTVADLEKELREMEAQYEKEFGDGPDENETEEHELKDRQDGKDSDETEDAELYDDLYCPACDRSFKTEKAMKNHEKSKKHREMVALLKQQLEEEEENFSGPQFDENPLNDNSEEEMEDAPKQKLSKKQKKKKQKPAQDYDDNFNENGTGERVKIDPEDPNLNQDNAKELETSSQENAGVTETIEPRDDAKSEAKSVPKPKGKKTKDMKKTVKVPAEPQTVTDILISCTTCHSEFPSRNKLFEHLKATGHARAPSSSSLNSVTSSRSKKEKRKNR, from the exons ATGAAGTGTCACTACGAGGCGCTGGGGGTGCGGCGCGACGCCAGCGACGAGGAGCTCAAGAAGGCCTATCGGAAGCTGGCCCTGAAATGGCACCCAG ATAAAAATCTAGATAACGCCGCAGAAGCAGCTGAACAATTTAAATTAATCCAAGCAGCATATGACGTGTTGAGTGACCCTCAGGAAAGAGCATG GTATGATAATCATAGAGAGGCTCTACTTAAAGGTGGGCTTGATGGAGAATATCAAGATGACAGCTTAGATTTGCTTCACTATTTCACTGTAACCTGTTATTCTGGCTATGGAGATGATGAAAAG GGCTTCTATACAGTGTATCGCAATGTTTTTGAAATGATTGCAAAGGAAGAACTAGAATCTGTATTAGAGGAGGATGTTGAGGATTTCCCAACTTTTGGAGACTCCCAGAGTGACTATGATACg GTAGTCCATCCTTTCTATGCGTATTGGCAGAGTTTCTGCACTCAGAGGAATTTTTCTTGGAAGGAAGAGTATGATACACGGCAAGCGTCAAACCGCTGGGAAAAACGAgccatggaaaaagaaaacaaaaagatccGGGACAAGGCCAGGAAAGAGAAGAACGAGCTGGTCCGTCAGCTGGTGGCTTTCATTCGTAAAAGGGATAAAAGAGTGCAGGCACATCGGAAACTTGTGGAAGAACAGAATGCGGAGAAGGCGAGGAAGGCCGAGGAGATGCGGCGGCAGCAGAAGCTGAAGCAGGCAAA ACTGGCCGAGCAGTACAGAGAACAGAGCTGGATGACTGTAGCCGACTTGGAGAAGGAGCTCCGAGAGATGGAGGCACAGTACGAAAAGGAGTTTGGCGATGGACCGGATGAAAATGAAACGGAGGAACACGAACTCAAAGATCGACAGGATG GGAAAGATAGTGATGAGACCGAGGATGCCGAGCTTTATGATGACCTATACTGCCCAGCGTGTGACAGATCTTTCAAGACGGAAAAGGC CATGAAGAATCATGAGAAGTCCAAGAAACATCGGGAAATGGTTGCCTTGTTAAAACAACagttggaggaggaggaagaaaatttttcaggacCTCAATTTGATGAAAATCCATTGAATGACAATTCTGAGGAAGAAATGGAAGATGCACCAAAACAAAA GCTttctaaaaaacagaagaaaaagaaacagaagccaGCACAg GATTATGATGACAATTTCAATGAAAATGGAACTGGAGAAAGAGTAAAGATTGACCCAGAAGATCCTAACTTAAATCAAGACAATGCCAAAGAATTGGAAACTAGTTCCCAAGAAAATGCTGGTGTAACAGAGACCATTGAACCACGTGATGATGCAAAAAGTGAGGCTAAAAG tgttcctaaacccaaaggaaagaaaaccaaagatatgaaaaaaactGTCAAGGTACCTGCGGAACCACAGACAGTG ACTGATATCCTTATCAGCTGTACAACCTGCCATAGTGAATTTCCATCTCGGAATAAACTTTTTGAACATCTGAAGGCCACGGGTCATGCAAGAGCACCTTCGTCATCATCTTTAAACAGTGTAACAAGTAGTcgaagcaagaaggaaaaacgTAAAAACAGATAG